The following DNA comes from Mya arenaria isolate MELC-2E11 chromosome 11, ASM2691426v1.
CAATGCAGAGTTCCCAAAGTTGTCTAAACAACAAGGGGCACAATTAAAAATGCAGAGTTCCCAAAGTTGTTTGACAACAAGGGGCACATTTCAATGCAGAGTTCCCAGAAATGTCTGACAACAAGGGGCACATTTCAATGCAGAGTTCCCAGAGTTGTCTGACAACAAGGGGCACAATTGGCGATGCAGAGTTCCCAAAGTTGTCTGACAACAAGGGGCACATGTCAATGCAGAGTTCCCAAAGTTGTCTGACAACAAGGGGCACAATTAGCTATACAAATATAGAAACTGTGGTTATAAACTGAAAGCAAACGCAGATACCGGGAAGTCCATATAGATTTTTAGTGGCTTTTGATATGACAATCCTTTTACAGATAAGACAAGTCCATTTGATTCTTGCTACACATGAACGTATTGTCTTTGGCAACTattgcaccaagtttcatttgaatatctgaaacagtttgttttctttatgctgatgacaatgacacaaaGGCTAAGACAATATCTTATTCCCTGAGGTACAGACATTGAAGTTAAAATGTGTCCCAACTATTTTGACTTAGACAccactcatttattttttgaagaaaattccTGCTGTAATTTACTACTCTGTTGCACTATGGAAGAAATCATGTTTCACATCTTCATAGTCAAATTCATTTATCAGTGTACACTGTGAAACTATCCCTGCATACTGATCTCATGTTTCCAGTACGTCCTTTATACAGCTACAAGGTTTCGCTAAAATCAGGCCCAggaaattataataatatgtatacatgACTTGAGGTTATGTTTTCTAAGAGATATAACTCCTACTACAATGCACTGCTCTGTGGTACAAGGGAAGTAATCCAGGCACACAGCTTTGTGAGCGTATCATTGTCCATTTCATGTAACAGCCCAGGCACTCTGTGAAACTGTCCCTGCACGCCCAGCTCCTTCAGTCTCCTGAAAGTCGCCTCTCCCCAGGAGTAGTCAACCAGCGTGTCAATCTCTCCATGGGACATGAATAATGGAGGGATCCCTGAGTTATCCTTCTCTAGCGCCTGACATTAAACAGAGAAACAAGGGGTaatacttgaaaataaaaaacactTGGATGGAATAGATAACACGTTAATTTTTTGTACGTTTTCTTATCATTCAAAAGTAAGTTTAACACAGTCCTCCAAAGAGCACTAACATACCAGTCATCAACAAACGTATTGGGTTTTAGTGAAGAGCCATCactttttcaacaaatttcacAGAGTCAATGTGTCGTCATATTGAAAGgccaatttttgaaaataaaataaagaaacagcttttattttctaaacagattttatttattatagaaGAGTGATGTGACTTGATTGATAgattttaatatacaaatgtacaaaaaaaaattcaaattggTGCATTTAAATCAACCCACAAACATTGTAGACCTACATGTACAATCAAAGCTTGGCAAAATCATTTCAGTTGAGCTCACCTCATACACTGTTGACTGTTCGCTAAGGAAACTGGACATTGCAAACACCCCAGCAATTCCTCGGAGGTGTTTGTAACCTAGATGCAAGGCCATTCCTCCACCCATGGAAAACCCTCCTGTAATACATACAATTGTTGAACAAGTACAAAGGTGAATCTTGTGataataatattcaatttatcacatgtttgtgtttgtgtccGTAATGCAGCTCACACGCACCATTCATCCAGCAATTCCATCAAAAGCCTTCAGTAACATAAACTTACACCAATGTGATTATGATGGTAACCGCCCATGTGTAGTGTACCCAAACAGATATCCCTCCTGTCataaatacatgcatatttaGAGCATATGTGTAAATATGAATAAAGGTTTGTAATGTTGGGAATTAAAGTTTCTTTTACTTTAAATCCGGAAGCAAAATACATGTAGgataatattacatatttcaacataaataaaTGCAGTCTTACTTTACCTAAATTGCACTGGATATAATTGtcaggttgttgtttttattttagcacAGGGtatgtaaacatttgaaaacaaatatcttgTTCATACCTACAAATGCTGATCTTTTTGATTGGTATACccaagtttttttaaacatacaacaGGAATCCTCTTATCAACATGTGAACAACAAAAACTCGTATCATCAACTTCTAATCAATTTCAGTTAAATAATATGCCCgtgttttaaaacacattaaataatttgcttttaaaatcaaatacatgtatacacttatGTTTGAACTATCAAATGCAATTAATTCATTGGAAAATTGTAGTCAGCACTCTGTCTCAGTAAATCGTACCAATGATGATCCTATTGAGGGGTATACCAAGGTCCACCTCACACTGCACGAGCTCAGCAAGCTGGGTCGCCATGGCCCCCACTGTGTCGTTGTCGGGTGAGTTTGGGGAAATCTGTGACCTGTCATACCACACTGTGGATAGGTTTCCCATCATTGGCGTGTACGGTCTGaacaatgataaatttgtcaaaCATCTAGCACGGGTGAAATTTTGAAACCTAAAATTATGGTACTGAAAATTGTTTTTTCATGACTGAAATGGTTTTTTTTAACGGTACCCTttacagaagaaatatttcaccaATGATCTAGGCATAGTTTGTATGAGGCacaaatatcattattcatcttttgttttcaacattttatctgCACACCTATAAAAGATACTGATGGTAAATGATAGGAAagctaaaaaaaaaagtaaaaatataacaaaagcaTGTGGGGGTTTCAATATCGCAACACTAATTGGCATTAGCAAAGATGTTTTTAATCATCTTGGACATTTCTTGTGTGCTCCTGTAAAAAGAAGTCTATTTAGTACAAAAACTATTAATCAATTGTCTCTGTTGGCCAGTTTTATGGACTGGAATATCATTGTAAAGCATTTGACTGTCCACATGCATCAAAGCAGAACCTTAAATCAGAGCAATcacttaattttaaatacatatatgctgATGGCACCATTTTCAACTTTTACCTCGGAGGTGCTGTTGGATATAGAATCCTCAAATGTGGAAATGTGAGCTGCTTCATCCCCAAAACCATGTTAACCCATTCCTGGACTCCAATGCCTGTGTCAcctgtataaaaaaaatcggttaAAAAGAGTTGGGTTAAAACGATACCACTCAACTATAATCAATGATGTAGTCAACAGCACATACTCATCACCTAGGAATGGACATGGCCAAGGTGCAAAGGAATCTGACAAGTTGTTTATTACACTGGAGCCCTTGAGTGAACAAGTTTGTTTGTTAGCATTCATGATTCACCAATTGTTTGGAAAGTGATATATTATATCGGGAAATCAGTACAGTGGTAGCAGGGCCTCAAAATCAGTATTTTAATGCCAATgcactttcaaataaaaccccTACAACTTAagtttttaattcataaataaatgaaaaatataattaagatatCACTAACTAAAAAATTACAGTACATACGGACcaaaattgtataatataatacatcACTTGTCAATCAAAACATactggtggtggtagtggtacacatgattgtttattgtatattattcaAAACTGAAAGTGTTCAACGACTGTGACTATTTGAGGTAAAATTTAAGAGcaaatggaataaaataatgttatgtcCTTGCAGCCTTGAACACTTAATGGTAAAGTATAATGCCGGTTGAATAAACAATATCTGAGATGTGACCAAAAGTCATAAAATGTCGAAAAACTCCACATTCTTAGTCATTCAGgggccaattttttttatttttaagatcaTAAAACAGTTGTCTAACTTATGATGGCCCTTAGTATCAAGTCATCTGATTGAATGTTTTTTGAGATATATATAGTAAAAAGTGCCAACAAGCTGAAAATTTAACCACACTTTGTAAGTCAGTCACGGGGCTATAACTTGCTTCAAAAGTTATCTAGAGTCATCTAAATTTATTGTTTGATCGCCTTTTACACTTGTGTGAAGTATCAAGTGAACTGAATGATATGGTCAAAACCCCAAATGTGCCGAAATTTTTAAGCGAACTTCCTTGACAATCATTGATCTCATCAAtcacttgttgtttttttcttgttccTTATTGATAGTACTTAAAAGGGTTTTCCCCCTTTTCTGTTAAAATGCACTGACGGCTGCTACCCTTCAACAAACTAGAAAACAACTCCTTAgccaatcaagggacataatttgtattaaggttAATATGATATAGAGTTGTCTTACTTAATTGATTGATATCCTTTAAAAACTGTACTGCATCATGTATCAAATCAATTAATGTGTAAGGGaatgtaaaacatgatattaagaTATTTCAAGAGTAAGGTTAAGGCCCTAAACTGGCCCATATATCCTCAAACCACTAAGGTAAGAAGCCTTAGAAGGGGCATGTTTGATGATGATCCCAAGGAGTAGATTGAGGGCTATACATCATGGACCTGCAACCTTCTCTTCACTACCACTAAATTATATGTCTGGTGTCATACGGTATTGTTAAAATAGTTCGCAAAAAtgatgttatatcatttgattcTTTTGCCCTCTTGTAATTTATCCTGGATACATATGAAGAGGAATATGACACCTAATCACCGGTTTCCACTTTCGTTTA
Coding sequences within:
- the LOC128207564 gene encoding lysophospholipase-like protein 1 isoform X1 → MAAPMKRFLTRVVPQTGERALGSVIFLHGSGDTGIGVQEWVNMVLGMKQLTFPHLRILYPTAPPRPYTPMMGNLSTVWYDRSQISPNSPDNDTVGAMATQLAELVQCEVDLGIPLNRIIIGGFSMGGGMALHLGYKHLRGIAGVFAMSSFLSEQSTVYEALEKDNSGIPPLFMSHGEIDTLVDYSWGEATFRRLKELGVQGQFHRVPGLLHEMDNDTLTKLCAWITSLVPQSSAL
- the LOC128207564 gene encoding lysophospholipase-like protein 1 isoform X2; its protein translation is MVLGMKQLTFPHLRILYPTAPPRPYTPMMGNLSTVWYDRSQISPNSPDNDTVGAMATQLAELVQCEVDLGIPLNRIIIGGFSMGGGMALHLGYKHLRGIAGVFAMSSFLSEQSTVYEALEKDNSGIPPLFMSHGEIDTLVDYSWGEATFRRLKELGVQGQFHRVPGLLHEMDNDTLTKLCAWITSLVPQSSAL